The following proteins come from a genomic window of Musa acuminata AAA Group cultivar baxijiao chromosome BXJ1-7, Cavendish_Baxijiao_AAA, whole genome shotgun sequence:
- the LOC135680145 gene encoding probable calcium-binding protein CML23, protein MRILEFRYNVEKLKEKKWISRKDSQASDLKPTFEPDKEDMEQVFRKISNGKERIEFSDLRQLLHKMNVADADREAKQMMQAADLNNDGFLDFDEFMKVTKDVSMRELKDAFGMFDEDRDGRISAEEIKRMMQKLGESCTLEDCARMVKHVDKNGDGLVDMDEFVAMMTGTRKPI, encoded by the coding sequence ATGAGGATTCTTGAATTCCGTTACAACGTAGAGAAGCTGAAGGAAAAGAAGTGGATATCAAGGAAGGACAGCCAAGCCTCAGACCTGAAACCCACGTTTGAGCCCGACAAGGAGGACATGGAGCAGGTATTCAGGAAGATATCAAACGGCAAAGAGAGGATCGAGTTCAGCGACCTGCGGCAGCTGCTGCACAAGATGAACGTTGCCGACGCCGACCGTGAGGCCAAGCAGATGATGCAGGCGGCCGACTTGAACAATGATGGCTTTCTGGACTTCGACGAGTTCATGAAGGTGACCAAGGACGTAAGCATGAGAGAATTGAAAGACGCCTTTGGCATGTTCGACGAGGACCGCGATGGACGTATAAGCGCCGAAGAGATAAAGAGAATGATGCAGAAACTTGGCGAAAGTTGTACCTTGGAGGACTGCGCGAGGATGGTGAAGCATGTGGACAAGAACGGGGACGGGCTCGTCGACATGGATGAGTTCGTAGCGATGATGACCGGCACCAGGAAACCAATCTGA
- the LOC135679922 gene encoding galactoside 2-alpha-L-fucosyltransferase-like, translating into MDGKRVRSSVVLELQGGSKPELQKRSTSTILTPGMMIFTCFMFLPLMVLLLGANRNPSFEWLLGVEITAGKGSKYGSSASFSEPPNDKLLGGLLSAGFDEASCLSRYQSALYRKQSNHTPSPYLVSRLRRYEALHRRCGPNTELYQKAIEQLKSNRSTEPTECNFVVWVPSDGLGNRIITIVSAFLYAVLTDKVLLVHLSDDLRDLFCEPFPGTSWILPSDFPVNNLESLFLNAPLRFRDVLGKKLDATDGSLPSYLYLHLTHDQRFSDHMFFCEEAQPLLQRTPWLLLRSNQYFVPALFRASQYEKELSLLFPMKSVVFHHLGRYLLHPANPVWGYITRYYDAYLGNAKEMVGLQIRIFEAAPISSDQMITQILNCSIHEGLLPEINHTEPAHPITQRTQPKAVLLTTLYSGYFEKLRNMYYQYATTTGEAIAVYQPSHEEQQHTEKQNHNKKALMEMYLLSCSDALITSGYSTFGYVAQALGGLRPWILLRPDKGSSSCLRATSMEPCFHSPQGYQCIAERSSSNEAVGHVRECEDVPGGLKLVD; encoded by the exons ATGGATGGGAAGCGAGTCAGAAGCTCCGTTGTTCTGGAGTTGCAAGGTGGTTCTAAACCTGAGCTCCAGAAGAGAAGCACCTCAACCATCTTGACGCCCGGGATGATGATCTTCACCTGTTTCATGTTCTTGCCGCTGATGGTGCTTCTTCTTGGAGCCAACAGGAACCCATCTTTCGAGTGGCTTCTTGGTGTTGAAATCACAGCGGGAAAAG GTTCCAAATATGGTTCTTCGGCATCCTTCTCTGAGCCCCCAAATGACAAGCTTCTTGGAGGTCTACTCTCCGCTGGATTTGATGAAGCTTCTTGCCTCAGCCGCTACCAGTCCGCATTGTACCGGAAGCAATCGAACCACACTCCTTCACCTTACCTCGTCTCCAGGCTCCGAAGATACGAAGCTCTCCACAGAAGATGTGGCCCAAACACCGAGCTCTATCAGAAGGCTATAGAACAGCTGAAGTCAAACCGCAGCACAGAGCCTACGGAGTGCAACTTCGTGGTATGGGTGCCCTCCGATGGCCTAGGCAACAGAATCATAACTATTGTCTCAGCGTTCCTCTACGCCGTCCTTACTGACAAGGTCCTGTTGGTGCACCTTTCCGATGACCTTCGCGACCTCTTCTGTGAGCCGTTTCCTGGTACCTCGTGGATTCTACCTTCGGATTTTCCAGTCAACAACCTCGAAAGCTTGTTCTTGAATGCTCCTTTGAGATTCAGAGATGTGCTGGGTAAAAAGTTGGACGCCACAGATGGTTCACTTCCATCTTATCTCTATCTCCACCTGACACATGATCAGAGATTTTCCGATCACATGTTCTTCTGTGAAGAGGCGCAGCCACTGCTCCAAAGAACACCTTGGTTGTTGCTAAGATCGAATCAGTACTTCGTGCCTGCTCTCTTTCGCGCCTCGCAGTACGAAAAGGAACTAAGCTTGCTCTTCCCGATGAAATCAGTCGTCTTCCACCACTTGGGGAGGTACCTGCTCCACCCAGCTAACCCAGTCTGGGGTTACATTACGAGGTACTATGATGCTTATCTGGGCAATGCAAAAGAAATGGTAGGCTTACAAATAAGGATTTTTGAAGCTGCACCGATATCTTCGGATCAGATGATAACCCAAATCCTCAACTGTTCAATACATGAGGGGTTGCTGCCGGAGATTAATCACACAGAGCCTGCTCATCCGATCACACAGAGAACACAACCCAAAGCTGTGCTCTTGACCACACTATACTCGGGTTACTTTGAGAAGCTGAGGAACATGTACTACCAGTACGCGACGACCACCGGGGAGGCCATCGCGGTTTATCAACCGAGCCACGAGGAGCAGCAGCACACGGAGAAGCAGAACCATAACAAGAAGGCTCTGATGGAGATGTACCTGTTGAGCTGCAGCGACGCGTTGATCACAAGCGGGTATTCTACGTTCGGGTATGTGGCACAAGCTCTGGGTGGACTGCGGCCGTGGATTCTGCTACGGCCTGACAAAGGGAGTTCTTCTTGCCTTCGCGCGACGTCGATGGAGCCCTGTTTCCATTCCCCTCAGGGATACCAATGCATAGCAGAGAGGAGCAGCAGCAACGAGGCTGTCGGGCATGTGAGGGAGTGTGAAGATGTTCCCGGGGGGCTCAAACTTGTAGATTAG